A section of the Apodemus sylvaticus chromosome 10, mApoSyl1.1, whole genome shotgun sequence genome encodes:
- the Coil gene encoding coilin, with protein MSKMAASETVRLRLQFDYPPPATPHCTVFWLLVDLNRCRVVTDLISLIRQRFGFSSGALLGLYLEGGLLPPAESARLVRDNDCLRVKLEDQGLPENLAVSNGGDSNFPCRKVKKRAHKLTEDEETDQGYKYSKKHWKRQEDSSHNEKASDLESKLFPDEMGQTKSKKKSKVSGSPAEEDEDETKKKSSKRKEKCEQKKQTRTSKSPKQQTPKEGAPQNCSFPRASPKSSLAKARRRSSTGPKVSSSYLSESESCPESVSDGHCSITMQGVTFSEKLSAELLKDAPATKTAASCRQASKPGFTFGSGKGKASRTSSSSSDSSSESEDQFLVSKNMLEGTSDFLKTTGLFAGQGCSGPGLSLETPGLMGWKPSDSNRGRQAPGPPSVPVPTSLGRGWGRGEDFLFGKGLRGRGVRGRGRGRGQTVSCILNRSSESQKQKQLNDILTNSSTVIQNPVEPPKKDYSLLPLLAAAPQVGEKIAFKLLELTSDYSPDVSDYKEGKILSHDPETQQVDIEVLSSLPALKEPGKFDLVYHNENGTEVVEYAVTQEKRITVLWKELIDPRLIIDSSNSISSK; from the exons ATGAGCAAGATGGCAGCCTCCGAGACGGTTAGGCTACGGCTTCAATTTGACTACCCGCCGCCGGCCACTCCACACTGCACGGTCTTCTGGCTTCTGGTTGACCTGAACAGATGCCGAGTTGTCACGGATCTCATCAGTCTCATCCGCCAGCGCTTCGGCTTCAGTTCCGGGGCGCTCCTGGGCCTCTATCTGGAAGGGGGGCTGCTGCCCCCTGCCGAGAGCGCGCGCCTAGTGAGAGACAACGACTGCCTCAG GGTTAAGTTAGAAGACCAAGGACTCCCTGAGAATCTGGCAGTAAGCAATGGTGGCGACTCTAATTTCCCATGTAGGAAAGTGAAGAAACGGGCTCATAAGTTGACGGAAGACGAGGAAACGGACCAGGGATACAAGTATTCAAAGAAGCactggaagaggcaggaggacagcagCCATAATGAGAAGGCCTCAGACCTGGAAAGCAAACTCTTCCCGGATGAGATGGGGCAGACGAAGAGTAAGAAAAAGAGCAAAGTGTCAGGCAGCCCAGCCGAGGAGGACGAGGATGAGACCAAAAAGAAGTCttcaaaaagaaaggagaaatgcgAACAGAAGAAGCAGACCAGGACCTCCAAGTCGCCCAAACAACAGACGCCTAAAGAGGGGGCCCCCCAGAACTGCAGCTTCCCCAGGGCCTCCCCCAAAAGCAGCCTTGCTAAAGCCCGGAGGAGAAGCAGCACTGGGCCAAAAGTGAGCTCAAGCTACCTGTCAGAGTCTGAGTCCTGTCCAGAGTCTGTCAGCGATGGCCACTGCAGTATCACGATGCAGGGGGTCACCTTTTCAGAGAAACTGTCAGCTGAGCTGTTGAAAGATGCACCTGCTACAAAAACTGCAGCCTCCTGCAGACAGGCCTCAAAGCCTGGCTTCACCTTTGGCTCCGGCAAGGGCAAGGCCTCCAGAACCTCATCATCCAGTTCAGACTCCAGTTCAGAGTCAGAAGACCAGTTCCTGGTGTCCAAGAACATGCTGGAGGGCACATCCGACTTCTTAAAGACAACTGGCCTCTTTGCCGGCCAAGGGTGCTCTGGTCCAGGGCTGTCGTTGGAGACCCCGGGTCTTATGGGATGGAAGCCTTCTGACTCAAACAGAGGCAGACAAGCTCCCGGTCCTCCCAGTGTGCCTGTCCCCACCAGtttgggaagggggtgggggcgAGGAGAGGACTTCCTGTTTGGGAAGGGACTGAGGGGCCGGGGTGTCCGCGGCCGAGGCCGAGGGCGAGGGCAAACTGTCTCCTGTATCTTAAATAGAAGCTCTGAGAGTCAGAAGCAGAAGCAGTTAAATGATATTCTGACAAACTCGTCCACGGTGATCCAG AATCCAGTAGAGCCCCCCAAGAAGGACTATAGTCTATTACCACTGTTGGCAGCCGCCCCTCAAGTCGGAGAAAAGATTGCATTTAAG ctCTTGGAACTCACATCTGACTACTCTCCTGATGTCTCTGACTACAAG gaaggaaaaatattaaGCCATGACCCAGAGACCCAGCAAGTGGATATAGAAGTCCTCTCCTCCTTACCAG CATTGAAAGAACCTGGGAAGTTTGATTTGGTCTATCACAATGAGAACGGAACCGAGGTGGTGGAATACGCCGTGACGCAGGAGAAAAGG aTCACCGTGCTCTGGAAAGAGTTGATCGATCCAAGACTGATTATTGACTCTTCAAATAGCATCTCAAGTAAATAA
- the LOC127693423 gene encoding elongin-B-like, which produces MDVFLMIRHKKTTIFTEAKESSKVLELKLIVEGILKRPPEEQLLFIDNQLLDETKTLSECGLTSQVATPQAPATVGLALRAEDAFEDLDIHPYSCPPELPEGYIKPEDSGNNAKEQDVQ; this is translated from the exons ATGGATGTGTTTCTCATGATCCGGCACAAGAAGACCACCATCTTCACTGAGGCCAAGGAGTCCAGCAAGGTGTTGGAGCTCAAGCTCATAGTTGAGGGCATCCTGAAGAGGCCTCCTGAGGAGCAGCTGCTGTTCATCGATAACCAGCTCCTGGATGAGACAAAAACTCTGAGTGAATGTGGCCTCACTAGCCAGGTAGCAACGCCACAGGCCCCAGCCACAGTGGGCCTGGCCTTAAGAGCAGAAGATGCCTTTGAAGACCTGGATATCCACCCCTATTCTTGTCCTCCAGAGCTTCCAGAGGGCTACATCAAGCCAGAA GATTCTGGAAACAATGCTAAGGAACAAGATGTGCAGTGA